GGTCGGGGACGCGCTGGCGGCCGTCCCGGAGATCATCGAGGCGTTCTCGACCACCGGCGGCGGGGATCTGCTGACCCGGGTCGTGGCCCGGGACAACGGGCATCTGGAGGACGTGATCCAGCGGCTGATCCAGCTGCCGGGCGTCGTGCGGACCCGGACGGACGTGGCGCTGCGCGAGCGGGTGGCGCACCGGGTGCTGCCGCTGGTCGAAGCCGTGGGGCGGGCGGCGGCCGGCCGGACCGGCTGACCCGGCCGGCCGGGTCCGTTGCGGCATGCTGGAGGCCATGACCTCCCGACCCGGCCCCCATGTCGTCTTCGATCTCGACGGAACGCTGGTGGACAGCGAACCGAACTACTACGAGGCCGGGCGCCGGCTGCTCGCCCGGTACGGGGTGAGCGGCTTCGGCTGGGAGGACCACACCCGCTTCATCGGGATCGGCACCCGGGAGACCCTGACCACTCTGCGTGCCGAGTACGGGATCGACGCCCCGGTGGACGAGCTGCTCGCCGGGAAGAACGCGCTCTACCTGGAGCTGGCGGGAGCCTCCACCGAGGTGTTCGGGCAGATGCGCCTCTTCGTGGAGCGCTTGCACGCCGCCGGGGTGCCGATGGCGGTGGCCTCCGGCTCCTCCAGGGCGGCGATCGGGGCGGTGCTCGCGGTCACGGGCCTGGACGCGTACATCCCGCTGTACGTCTCCGCGGAGGAGGTCGCGCACGGGAAGCCGGAGCCGGACGTGTTCCTGGAGACGGCCCGGCGGATGGGGGCGGAGCCGGCCGACTGCGTGGTGCTGGAGGACGCGCCGCCGGGCGCCGCGGCCGCGCACGCGGCGGGGATGCGGTGCATCGCCGTCCCCTATGTGCCCGCGACCGCCTCCGACCCGGCGTTCAAGGACGCGGATCTGCTGTTCGCGGAGGGCCAGTCGGCTTTCACGGCGGAGGCCGCGTACAACTGGCTGCTGGGCGAGGCGGGTCCGGGCGACGGCTCCTGAGAGGTGCCGGGCCGTCAGCCGTGCCTCGGCGAAGGGCCGTCGGGACACCGGCGGCCCCGCGGACCGATATCCTGATCATGTCGTTCACTCCGCCGTGCAGGGTCCCTCAGGGAGCAGGCCGCCGCGCGGTGGACCGGCAGTCGGAGCGGGCCGCGATTCGAGATAGGTGAACAGGTGCTGGTAGCTGGTCGGTACCGGTTGATATCCCCATCGGCCGTGGCGGCATGGGTGAGGTGTGGCGCGCGGCGGACGAGGTGCTGGGCCGTGCCGTCGCGGTGAAGCTGCTGCTGGGGGACCAGGCGGACGCCTCGTCGACCGCCCGGTTCCGGCTGGAGGCCCAGACCGCCGCCCGGCTGAGCCACCCGCACCTGGTGGCCGTCTTCGACTTCGGGGCCTGGGAGGACCGCTTCTTCCTGGTGATGGAGCTGGTCGAGGGGCAGAGCCTCGGTGATCTGCTGGCCGCCCAGGAGCGGGTCCGTCCCGAGCAGGTCGCGCGGATCGCGGGCGAGGCGGCGGCCGGTCTCGCCGCAGCGCACCGCCAGGGCATCGTCCACCGGGACATCAAGCCGGGCAACCTGATGCTGGACGCGGACGGTTCGGTGAAGATCGGCGACTTCGGCATCGCCCAGTTCGTCGACGACCCCTCGACGGCGCTGACGACGGCCGGTCACATCGTGGGCACCAGCCTCTATCTGGCGCCCGAGCGGGCTCTGGGACGTACGGCGGACTCCGCGTCCGACATGTACTCACTCGGCTGTGTCGTCTACCAACTGCTGCTCGGAGAACCGCCGTTCAAGTCCGACACGGCGACCGCCACGCTGTACCAGCACGTCGACACCCCGCCGGTCCCCCTGCGGCAGCGCGGGGTGGACATCTCGGCCGCCTTCGACTCGTACCTCCTGGGCCTGCTGGCCAAGAAGCCCGAGGAGCGGCCCACGGCACAGCAGGTCTCCGACTGGTTCCGCACCGACGCCTGGCGCGGCCGCCCGGAGCCCTTGCCGATGCCGAAGCCCGCGTCCCGCCGGGCCGCCCCCTCCCCCGCCCTTTCGCCGGCGGCCCCGGCCACCCCCGTGGGCCCGTCGACGTACCGGCTGCCACAGCCGACGGGTCGAAGACGCTCCACCACGTCCCGGTCCGTCCCGGCCCGCCGCCGCAGCACGCGGGAGGCGATCCGCCGGCGCCCCAGGGTGGCGAGCGCCATCGCGGGTACGGCCACGTTCCTGGCGGCCGTCTATCTGGGGATGGTCCTGTTCTCGCCGGACTCCAGCTCGGCCGACACCCCCACCCCGGGCCCCTCCTCCGGCCCGGCCTCGCAGGAGGTCCAGGACGGCGGAGCGCAGCCGGAGGAGCAGGGGCAGCAGCAGAATCAGGGCGAAGAGGACGACGAGCAGGACGGCTGAGTCCCGCCGCCGGTCACCAGCGGCCGTGGACCTCCGCGCGGATAGAGCGGTCGTACAGCTCCCGTACGGCGTCCAGCGTGGACTCCGGCAGCGGCGGCAGGGAAGCGGCCTCCGCGTTGGCGCGGGCCTGTTCCACCGAGCGTGCGCCGGGGATGACGCTGGTGACGCCCGGCTGCTGGATGATCCAGCGCAGCGCGGTCTGCGCGGGGGTGGCGCCCTCGGGGGCCAGTTCGGCGAACTCGGCGGCGGCGGCGATCCCGGTCGCGTAGTCGATGCCGGAGAAGGTCTCGCCCTGGTCGAACGCCTCCCCGTGCCGGTTGTACGTGCGGTGGTCGTCGGGGCCGAAGACGGTGTCCTTGGTGTACTTGCCGGAGAGCAGCCCGGAGGCGAGCGGGACGCGCGCGATGATGCCGACGCCCGCGGCGACCGCCGCCGGAAGGACCTCGTCCAGGGGCTTGAGGCGGAACGGGTTGAGGATGATCTGCACGCTGGCGACGCCGGGGCGGGCGATGGCGGTCAGCGCCTCGGCGCAGGTCTCGACGCTCACCGCGTAGGCGGCGATCCGCTGCTCGTCGACCAGGGTGTCCAGGGCGTCGTAGACGGCGTCGGAGGAGTAGACGCCGGTGGGCGGGCAGTGCAGTTGTACGAGGTCGAGGGTGTCGGTCCCGAGGTTGGCGCGGGAACGGTCGTTCCAGGTACGGAAGTTGTCCAGGACGTAGTTCTCCGGCACCTGGTCGGCGCGGCGGCCCATCTTGGTGGCGACGAAGACGTTCGCGTCGGGGCGGTTCCTGAGGTAGCGGCCGATGAGCTGTTCGCTGCGGCCGTCTCCGTACACGTCCGCGGTGTCGAAGAAGGTGACGCCGGAGTCGACGGCCGCGTCGAGGACGTCGAAGGCGTCGCTCTCCTCGACCTCTCCCCAGTCGCCTCCGAGCTGCCAGGTGCCCTGTCCGACGACCGAGACGTCACGGCCGGTCCTGCCGAGTGTGCGCTGTTCCATGAGGATCATGCTATTCCGCTTCTCGCGTCGTGCGGGGGAAGGGGTGGGCGGCGGCAGGAGCACCTCTGCCGCCGTCCACCGTTCTGGGCCGCCCTCGGACGGGCGGGCCGGGGGTCAGCCCCGGTACTGCGCGAGGACCCTGGTGAAGTCCCAGGGCTGCTGGCCGACACCGGAGCAGGTGTCGGCGCCGCCGCCGGTGCAGGGGCGGTCGCGGTTGACGGACCAGAAGGTCAGCCGGGCCAGGTGCCGCTGCTGGGCGTAGGCGAGGATCGTGCGGAAGTCGGCGACGGTGATGGTCTCGCCGACGTCGGTGGTGCCGTTCATCGAGGAGATGCCGGTGTGCCGGTAGGCCTGGTCGTCGCTGTAGCCGTAGGCGTTCTTGACGGCCGTCTTGAGGCCTTCGGCGGCACGGACGCTGAGCGTGCCCATGTTCTGGCCGTTGCCGCCGAAGTTGAACGGCATGATGGTCCAGCTGTCGATGGTGAGCCCGGCCTGGGCGGCCCGGTTGATGAGGCTGGTGTCGGGGCCGTTCTGGCCGGTGCCGAAGGTGATGTAGAGCTTGATGCCCGGGTTGTCGGCGCGGATGGTCCGCAGGGCGTCGACCGTGCGCTGCTGGACGGTCGGGGAGTCGTACGCGGCGGCCTCGATGTCGATGTCGATGGCCTTGAGCCCGTACGCGTTGATCACCCGCTGGTAGGCGGCGGCGAGCTCACCGGCGCTGCCGCAGGAGCTCTCCAGCTTGTTGCCGCTCCAGCCGCCGAACGAGGGGATCACATCGCCGCCGGCCGCCCGTACGGTGTTGATCGTCTGCTGGTCCACACCGCCGGTGAGCGGGCGGCCGCCGTCCCACTGGGGATTGCAGTAGCCGTTGCTGAGGACGAAGGCGAGGGTGAACCACTTGACGCCGGTCGCGTTCATCACGGTCGTCGGGGAGGGCGGGCTGCCCCAGCCGTTGTAGAGGTAGGGTGCGACGGCCATCGGGGGGCCGCCCGGGTCGGGGTTGCCCCCGCCTGCCGGGGCCGTCCACTTCTGGTTGGCGGCGCCGGTGCAGGTCCACAGCTGGAGGCGGGTGCCGTCGGCGGAGGAGTTGCCGGTGGCGTCGAGGCACTTGTCGGCGGGGACGGAGACGATGTCGCGGGCGGCGGAGATGCCCCAGCGCTGAGCGCCCGTCCCGTTGCAGTCCCACAGCTGGACGAGGGTGCCGTCGGCGGTGGCCCCGTCCTTGGCGTCGAGGCACTTGCCGAGCGCCCTGATCGTGCCGTCGGAGCGGACGTCCCACTGCTGGGCGCCCGTCCCGTTGCAGTCGTACAGCTGCACGGCGGTGCCGTTGGCCGAGGAGGCACCGGCCACGTCGACGCACTTGCCGCCGATGCCGGTGATCTGTCCGACGGCGGCGATCTCGACGGCGCTCGCGGGCGCGCCCGGGCTGAGGAACGCGGCCATGGCGACGAGTGACAGGCCCGGCAGGGCGAGCTTGCGCAGCCGCCCGAGGATTCCGGTTCTCGGGGGCGGGGTGTCGGTCATGATTTCTCCGTCCGTCGGGGTCGAGCAGATGAGGCCGGTGCCTGTGCGTGGAGGACCCCGCGCACAGGCACCGGGGCTGCTGGTTCACCGCAGCCGACGGATCGGGTCCCTCGTCCGTGCGGACCGCCCGCGGTCGGCGGCGGTCAGTCGTTGGTGGTCACGCGGACGTGGTCGACGACGAGCTGCGACGGGAAGGGGGTGGAGCCGTCGGGGTCGCCGGGCCAGTAGCCGCCGACCGCGAGGTTGAGGATGAGGAAGAAGGGCTTGTTGAACACCCACTCCTTGCCGCCGAGGTCGGCGGGGGTGCGCCGCTGGAAGACATTGCCGTCGACGGACCAGGTGATGGAGTCCGGCGCCCAGTCGACGGCGAAGGTGTGGAAGTCATCGGCGAACGCGGCCCCGTCCGGCAGCGTGTAGCCGGCGCCGATGCCGTCGGCGCCGGAGTAGCCCGGGCCGTGCAGGGTGCCGTGGACGGTGCCGGGTTCGAAGCCGACGTTCTCCATCACGTCGATCTCACCGCTCTGCGGCCAGCCGACGTTGCCGAAGTCGTCGCCCAGCATCCAGAACGCGGGCCACATGCCCTGGCCGCGCGGGACCTTGACCCGGGCCTCGACATGTCCGTAGGCGGCGGCGAACTTGCCCGCCGTGTTGAGCCGGGCCGAGGTGTACTCGCAGGTGCCGTACCAGCACTGGTAGTTGCCGGGATTCTCCTTGCGGGCGGTGATCACCAGGTTGCCCTGGCCGTCGAGGGCGGCGTTGTCGTTGCCCCCGGTGTAGAACTGCCGCTCGTGATTGTTGACGTTGTCGCCGGTCTCCAGCTGCCACTTGGAGCCGTCGACCGCCGCGCCGGCCGGTCCGTCGAAGTTGTCCTCGAAGGTGACGGCCGCCGCGCCGGGGGCGGGCGCGGGAGCGGGCGCCGCGGAGGCCCCGCCGGGGAGGGTGGCGAGGAGGGCGGAGCAGCAGAGCAGGGAGGCCGCGTAGAGCGCGGTGCGGCGGCGCCGGGAGTGCGTGGGCAGGGCTTTGTGCGGGAGGTGCACGGTCATCACATCGCTTCGTGGGGGGACATGTGCATGACAGATC
This DNA window, taken from Streptomyces griseus subsp. griseus, encodes the following:
- a CDS encoding family 16 glycosylhydrolase, which translates into the protein MTVHLPHKALPTHSRRRRTALYAASLLCCSALLATLPGGASAAPAPAPAPGAAAVTFEDNFDGPAGAAVDGSKWQLETGDNVNNHERQFYTGGNDNAALDGQGNLVITARKENPGNYQCWYGTCEYTSARLNTAGKFAAAYGHVEARVKVPRGQGMWPAFWMLGDDFGNVGWPQSGEIDVMENVGFEPGTVHGTLHGPGYSGADGIGAGYTLPDGAAFADDFHTFAVDWAPDSITWSVDGNVFQRRTPADLGGKEWVFNKPFFLILNLAVGGYWPGDPDGSTPFPSQLVVDHVRVTTND
- a CDS encoding Lrp/AsnC family transcriptional regulator; this translates as MAVDALDTRILRLLIEQPRTSVREYARILGVARGTLQARLDRLERDGVITGTGPALSPAALGHPVLAFVHLEVTQGHLVEVGDALAAVPEIIEAFSTTGGGDLLTRVVARDNGHLEDVIQRLIQLPGVVRTRTDVALRERVAHRVLPLVEAVGRAAAGRTG
- a CDS encoding HAD family hydrolase; translated protein: MLEAMTSRPGPHVVFDLDGTLVDSEPNYYEAGRRLLARYGVSGFGWEDHTRFIGIGTRETLTTLRAEYGIDAPVDELLAGKNALYLELAGASTEVFGQMRLFVERLHAAGVPMAVASGSSRAAIGAVLAVTGLDAYIPLYVSAEEVAHGKPEPDVFLETARRMGAEPADCVVLEDAPPGAAAAHAAGMRCIAVPYVPATASDPAFKDADLLFAEGQSAFTAEAAYNWLLGEAGPGDGS
- a CDS encoding serine/threonine-protein kinase, with product MGEVWRAADEVLGRAVAVKLLLGDQADASSTARFRLEAQTAARLSHPHLVAVFDFGAWEDRFFLVMELVEGQSLGDLLAAQERVRPEQVARIAGEAAAGLAAAHRQGIVHRDIKPGNLMLDADGSVKIGDFGIAQFVDDPSTALTTAGHIVGTSLYLAPERALGRTADSASDMYSLGCVVYQLLLGEPPFKSDTATATLYQHVDTPPVPLRQRGVDISAAFDSYLLGLLAKKPEERPTAQQVSDWFRTDAWRGRPEPLPMPKPASRRAAPSPALSPAAPATPVGPSTYRLPQPTGRRRSTTSRSVPARRRSTREAIRRRPRVASAIAGTATFLAAVYLGMVLFSPDSSSADTPTPGPSSGPASQEVQDGGAQPEEQGQQQNQGEEDDEQDG
- a CDS encoding aldo/keto reductase, which produces MILMEQRTLGRTGRDVSVVGQGTWQLGGDWGEVEESDAFDVLDAAVDSGVTFFDTADVYGDGRSEQLIGRYLRNRPDANVFVATKMGRRADQVPENYVLDNFRTWNDRSRANLGTDTLDLVQLHCPPTGVYSSDAVYDALDTLVDEQRIAAYAVSVETCAEALTAIARPGVASVQIILNPFRLKPLDEVLPAAVAAGVGIIARVPLASGLLSGKYTKDTVFGPDDHRTYNRHGEAFDQGETFSGIDYATGIAAAAEFAELAPEGATPAQTALRWIIQQPGVTSVIPGARSVEQARANAEAASLPPLPESTLDAVRELYDRSIRAEVHGRW
- a CDS encoding chitinase, translated to MTDTPPPRTGILGRLRKLALPGLSLVAMAAFLSPGAPASAVEIAAVGQITGIGGKCVDVAGASSANGTAVQLYDCNGTGAQQWDVRSDGTIRALGKCLDAKDGATADGTLVQLWDCNGTGAQRWGISAARDIVSVPADKCLDATGNSSADGTRLQLWTCTGAANQKWTAPAGGGNPDPGGPPMAVAPYLYNGWGSPPSPTTVMNATGVKWFTLAFVLSNGYCNPQWDGGRPLTGGVDQQTINTVRAAGGDVIPSFGGWSGNKLESSCGSAGELAAAYQRVINAYGLKAIDIDIEAAAYDSPTVQQRTVDALRTIRADNPGIKLYITFGTGQNGPDTSLINRAAQAGLTIDSWTIMPFNFGGNGQNMGTLSVRAAEGLKTAVKNAYGYSDDQAYRHTGISSMNGTTDVGETITVADFRTILAYAQQRHLARLTFWSVNRDRPCTGGGADTCSGVGQQPWDFTRVLAQYRG